One Perognathus longimembris pacificus isolate PPM17 chromosome 2, ASM2315922v1, whole genome shotgun sequence DNA segment encodes these proteins:
- the Atp5mk gene encoding ATP synthase membrane subunit K, mitochondrial: MAGVENESQFQFTGIKKYFNSYTLTGRMNCVLATYGGIALLVLYFKLRSKKTPAVKAT, encoded by the exons ATGGCAGGTGTAGAAAATGAAAGCCAATTCCAGTTCACTGGTATTAAGAAGTATTTCAACTCCTACACTCTCACAGGTAGAATGAAT tGTGTACTGGCCACATATGGAGGCATTGCTCTGCTGGTCTTATACTTTAAGTTAAGGTCAAAAAAGACTCCAGCTGTGAAAGCAACATAA